Proteins from a single region of Balaenoptera acutorostrata chromosome 16, mBalAcu1.1, whole genome shotgun sequence:
- the ZNF32 gene encoding zinc finger protein 32 isoform X2: MFGFPTATLLDCHGRYAQNVAFFNVMTEAHHKYDHSEATGSSSWDFQNSFRREKLEQKSPDSKTLQEDSPGVRQRVYECQECGKSFRQKGSLTLHERIHTGQKPFECTHCGKSFRAKGNLVTHQRIHTGEKPYQCKECGKSFSQRGSLAVHERLHTGQKPYECAICQRSFRNQSNLAVHRRVHSGEKPYRCDQCGKAFSQKGSLIVHIRVHTGLKPYACTQCRKSFHTRGNCILHGKIHTGETPYLCGQCGKSFTQRGSLAVHQRSCSQRLTL; encoded by the coding sequence atgtgatgacagaagccCACCACAAATATGATCACTCTGAGGCCACAGGATCCTCAAGCTGGGATTTCCAGAATTCTTTCAGAAGAGAGAAGCTGGAACAAAAATCCCCAGATTCTAAGACACTACAGGAAGATTCACCTGGAGTGAGACAGAGGGTCTATGAGTGCCAGGAATGTGGAAAATCCTTCAGGCAAAAGGGTAGTCTAACGTTACATGAGAGAATCCACACTGGTCAGAAGCCCTTTGAGTGTACTCACTGTGGAAAAAGCTTTAGGGCTAAAGGCAATCTTGTTACACATCAACGAATACACACAGGAGAGAAGCCCTATCAGTGCAAGGAGTGTGGGAAAAGCTTTAGTCAACGAGGTAGTCTGGCCGTTCACGAAAGACTCCACACTGGACAGAAACCCTATGAGTGTGCTATCTGTCAGAGAAGCTTCAGGAATCAAAGTAACCTCGCTGTTCACAGAAGAGTTCATAGTGGTGAGAAGCCCTATAGATGTGATCAGTGTGGAAAAGCCTTCAGTCAGAAAGGAAGCTTAATTGTTCATATCAGAGTCCACACAGGCCTGAAACCCTATGCCTGCACACAATGCAGGAAGAGTTTCCACACCAGAGGGAATTGTATTCTGCATGGCAAAATCCACACAGGAGAGACACCCTATCTGTGTGGCCAGTGTGGGAAAAGCTTCACTCAGAGAGGGAGTCTGGCTGTGCACCAGCGAAGCTGCTCACAAAGGCTCACCCTATAA
- the ZNF32 gene encoding zinc finger protein 32 isoform X1 has translation MFGFPTATLLDCHGRYAQNVAFFTYWCLLHDFPLILPDVMTEAHHKYDHSEATGSSSWDFQNSFRREKLEQKSPDSKTLQEDSPGVRQRVYECQECGKSFRQKGSLTLHERIHTGQKPFECTHCGKSFRAKGNLVTHQRIHTGEKPYQCKECGKSFSQRGSLAVHERLHTGQKPYECAICQRSFRNQSNLAVHRRVHSGEKPYRCDQCGKAFSQKGSLIVHIRVHTGLKPYACTQCRKSFHTRGNCILHGKIHTGETPYLCGQCGKSFTQRGSLAVHQRSCSQRLTL, from the coding sequence CATATTGGTGCCTCTTACATGACTTCCCTCTCATTTTACcagatgtgatgacagaagccCACCACAAATATGATCACTCTGAGGCCACAGGATCCTCAAGCTGGGATTTCCAGAATTCTTTCAGAAGAGAGAAGCTGGAACAAAAATCCCCAGATTCTAAGACACTACAGGAAGATTCACCTGGAGTGAGACAGAGGGTCTATGAGTGCCAGGAATGTGGAAAATCCTTCAGGCAAAAGGGTAGTCTAACGTTACATGAGAGAATCCACACTGGTCAGAAGCCCTTTGAGTGTACTCACTGTGGAAAAAGCTTTAGGGCTAAAGGCAATCTTGTTACACATCAACGAATACACACAGGAGAGAAGCCCTATCAGTGCAAGGAGTGTGGGAAAAGCTTTAGTCAACGAGGTAGTCTGGCCGTTCACGAAAGACTCCACACTGGACAGAAACCCTATGAGTGTGCTATCTGTCAGAGAAGCTTCAGGAATCAAAGTAACCTCGCTGTTCACAGAAGAGTTCATAGTGGTGAGAAGCCCTATAGATGTGATCAGTGTGGAAAAGCCTTCAGTCAGAAAGGAAGCTTAATTGTTCATATCAGAGTCCACACAGGCCTGAAACCCTATGCCTGCACACAATGCAGGAAGAGTTTCCACACCAGAGGGAATTGTATTCTGCATGGCAAAATCCACACAGGAGAGACACCCTATCTGTGTGGCCAGTGTGGGAAAAGCTTCACTCAGAGAGGGAGTCTGGCTGTGCACCAGCGAAGCTGCTCACAAAGGCTCACCCTATAA